The sequence below is a genomic window from Cicer arietinum cultivar CDC Frontier isolate Library 1 chromosome 6, Cicar.CDCFrontier_v2.0, whole genome shotgun sequence.
TCCCTTGTTGCTAATATTAGCTCTTGATAAATTTGTTTCTCTTTTTggtaaaaagtaaaatgaaggATGAAAGAGgagtagtaaaataaaataattagaaacCTCTGCAAATTAAGTATCCCAACATGACACTCAAGGTCAATTTGAATACATATCCTCCTAGATGTCAATCTCAAAATTATCATTAAGCTTGTGATTAAATTAAAACCTTGCACATGTTCTCAAATTTGATATACTAAAAATAAGCTGGTTGCATTCATGTAATGAGAACCAGCATATTAGTATTAAAATCTGGACTAACACgcattaaattaatattgattAAATAATAGAGTCTAGTTGAGGACACCGCAAAATATAGCCATCATTATGTATTCATTGTATTGATACCTGCACAAGAAGATTCCTCTTTTGCCCCCAATTGATCCACTGAAGGCAGACAAGTTTAAAGAAAACATGCCATTTTAGAATAGAATAGCTTCTCCTTctgcaaaacaaaatatattattgccATTTAAATGCAAGATTTTCAGAGATTGAAATTTTATACTAGACACTAGCAAGTAGCAACATGCAAAGATGCTATTTATCCATGTGATACCAATTTAAAAATTCAGGGATGCGTTGGAAGCATTGCCAGAGAATAGCAAGGAAACTGAGAACCTAATGAAGATAAGATAATTGCTTGCTCATTAGGTGACATTTGAGGGgtgaaacaatatttttcttgtCTCCATTGTTCACTTGCTATATGCCTCTATATTATAGACTCTAAACAAACTCTACATATTATCACTCACCATCTAATTAGAAGGGCATTTGAAAAGACTGAAGAGTTCTATTTCTAAAGTCATATCTTCACTTTGTAACAAGTTTAAAACCTCTAAAATTCAAGGCTTACTGGGATAACGAGTAAAGTACTCTAAAATTAAGCATATTCactcaattataaaattaaaacatcttTTTAAGTGGTTGAACTCAAACAGTTAATATTTTGGACTTTCAGTTAAGAACGAATCGTTCAAGAGAATCTGAGTTTCAATCTTTGCTGAAACAATCATTGGTTAGGCTTTATCTATCTCCCAACCAAACTTTGGATTATCAATTACTCTTTCCNNNNNNNNNNNNNNNNNNNNNNNNNNNNNNNNNNNNNNNNNNNNNNNNNNNNNNNNNNNNNNNNNNNNNNNNNNNNNNNNNNNNNNNNNNNNNNNNNNNNNNNNNNNNNNNNNNNNNNNNNNNNNNNNNNCTTTCCCTAGGAAACCGGAGAGTTAAagatcaaaaaagaaaatttaaacttCTAATATCAAAAGTCTTATTTGAATAACGGTTAAAGTGTTCTAAAACTGAGCATCTCCGctcttaatttattattctaaATGGCTAAAGAAGTGTTAATATTTCAAACATCCGTGTCATAAATGTAGCACAAACTCAATACAAATGTGCATGAATGTTGATCAAATGCAAGGTGAAAATATCaagtattatatttaattaaaagtgaattaaataataaattttagattaaaaattatttttaaaaataaaagttacaaattttaacttttaattagaattaaaattttgaagataaaattaattttatttaagcacaaccaaataaaatactttaaaatcaaTTCCACACCTCTAAAAATTGGAATCAAATATCCTCTAAATCAAATAGCCTGagcaatttataaaatatttagcTGTTTCATCTTCATAATATTTAATCATCAACCTAACTAATGAACTTGTAATCTTGTTGACAGCAAGATGGATTTAATTTGACTTTGAATCCCATGTGGGCATATGATAATAATTGATTGATGTGGAGAGGTTTCTAATTGATAATGCTAATTCACCTCCTCCCTTTCATACAAAAAAATCCTTCAACTTTGGATGACAATTAGCATCTCTGGTTGTTCAAACATTAcaatatctttctttttttttcattctattttCTTGGTAATATTACCTTTCTTTTTTCAAGATCTGATTGTGTAGTTGAGTAAATGGTCAACCAAGAAacttgaataattttaattcaaatatagTCACGATCTTACTTATAAGAAAATATCTATACTATATTATTTAGTCCTAATAATAAAAAGTCTGAGcacaatttttttagaagaatatgaatatattttaagatgtattaattattatttgaattcatttcATACCTTTGTTTTAATGTGAGATCCATGTTATTTAGAAACTTAGATATTTCTCATGCATGTGGATGTATTTGGGTACTTTTAGAATACAGTttgaaattaaatgtttttCCTTAATcgtgaagaattttttttttttttcttcttataaatacAACTAGAGGtagtattaaaataaaaaagtcatgcaaaaataaataaataaatgctaCAAGTTTGATTGGAAATCATTTCTAATCTTGGTTTCATTTTTCACATTTTCATTTACTTTTATCTattcaattaagtaaaaataatgcTCACAGAGGAGAGCATTTgcaaaaagaagtaaaaaataaaataaaaggaaaaataaaaaactaaaagatgGGATATGAAGGAAACTTTGTTAAGGGCAAAAAGAAAGAGATATAGAGTAGCTATAATTTGATCCTTGTATAATATTGTATATTTAGTAACTGAACAAGTTTTAATTACATTTATGTACATCTTTGAGATGAGACCAAAATTGAATTTGTGAGTCTAAAACTATTGGCTAAAGATGTTAAGAAGGGAAACTCTTGTTCTAATGAGTTGCCTTGAAAGTTGCTCAACACCTCCTTCTAAATCTTCAATACAAATCTCCAAATTTTCCATATGGCTATGAATATTCTCAACAGATAACACCTTGTGACTTATGAGAGATTGCAAAGTTGCATCCACCTTTACAAATTCATTTGAATCTGATTCTTGAGAAAAATCACAAGTCACTCTTGTTGGCTGCATCATCTTAGACATTGTTGACCATATACTTTTCTTTGATTGTCCCTTGGAATCAGATACAAACAACAACATAGATTCTAAGGATCTCACAGTAACTGCTTCTGCTTCTTTTAACATGACAAAGATAGAAGAATTTTCATTATCTTTGCTTGAGGAACAAGCAATCAACTCATTTTTGATTCCTTTCAAATTTTTTACTACCTTTTgaatttcctttttaataattttcctTGATGTTAAGTATTTTTCACCTTCAACAGTGAATTCAACTCCAGCAACACTTTTCCTTCTAATAACTGATTGAACCACATGCATGTTTTCTTTTGATCTCAATAAGCAATCTTGTGCTGTGCTACAAATATCAAGAAGCCTCAAAGATCCTTCTAATAAATCATCAACCGATTTTTCACCGCATTCAAGTGTCAATGTTTGTTGTGTAGTTGACAATTGTAACAACTTATCAGCACAATCATGCAAATCCATCAAGCCGCTTAGTTTGTGGCTTATTGAAGAAGTGGATGTGGCTTCAGAATCCTTCAATCTTTGCAAATTTTCATGGAATTGTGGTACAAGAGGGTGGGGTGCAGAAGGTAAACTGTTGCACCTAATATGCATAGAGTTTTTTGTGTTtgattccattttttttttttttttgtaagataACACAATAGAAGACTATAGGAGAAGGAGATAATATGCACAATTTGTTCTGAATTTTAGTGGTTGGTTTCTGCTTCATATATATAGCAAAAGAATTGAGGGAGACAAgtacaatatttttttccttgATGTCATTGATTTGGCATGCAATTATATCATCTTGATTTGAATCTCAGATTTGGAATGGCATTGTTTATTGAATGCTTCCCACTCACTAGGCCTTCCAACTCGACCTAACATAATTAACTTTGGAATCACATGGTTGTTTGAGAAATGGCATCTTTGCAGGTtgatgatataaaataattcaaaatttatggTGCATGCATGTGTGGAAGCCTTTGTATAATGTTAAACAACATTCAGAATGCAAACTTGTCTGCTGAATTAAGGGCAACATGAATCTTTAGCTTCAGATATGAAACATGAAATTAAAAGGTGTAAGGTAATGATATACACATCACAAACAGGATGCTGGCACCATACAGTTTCTTATGCAAAAGGAAGTTGCTTGGTAGGGAAGTTTGAAAATACCAATGCTATGAGGTAAGTATGCAACATAAACATTGAATTTTATTGTCTCCTAAGAGATGATTAACCATGTATGAAGAAGCACTAATATAGAACTGACACCGGACACAACATTGACATGTAAACAttagtaataatttgagaaaattgaaGGGATTGAATGTAATCATATTTGTTGGTATCAAATACCGGACACGCCTTCAATATTAAGTGTATATGCTACATAGTTAATCATTCTATAAGTATATTCACATTTTTTCAAGTCATATATAGTTAGACCAGAAAACATGTagcatatatttttgaaatgttgCTTCTCTATGATTCATGGTCGGTTGTTGTTGATCTTCTCGAGGTATCTGCTTGGagaaatagatgaactaatgAAGCATTCAGCAGAAACATCAACCAACCAGAAACAACAACATAAGGAGCACTAGAAACAAGCTTGTTTGTGTCCCTACACAACCTCAACCAACCAAAATATCCTTTCATATTAGCATTAATATGCTCTTAGAAAGACAGAAACTTTGGACCTGTGGTTTTGGTTAAAAGGTCATAATCAATTAATGAAGTTGAGACTTGTTCAAATATCAATAGTTTTAAAAGTATGTAGTCCTCCAAAGATACATGAGATATCAAGTTGTTGTTGGTCTTCTCGAGATTGTTTACATCAACTTGAACCTCACAGTGtaaaacaaacataaattttaggGAACAAACTGATacccaaatataaaataagggactgcattgatgtttttttttttgtaaaggaAAATTTGATGTTTGTTATAAACATTAAAGGACCAAATTAATGTCAAAAAGTTTTAGATAAGTACATTCGAGACTTGAGTCTTTAGTATAGTTTTTATGTTACCTTCTTCCACTTGCATATTTTGAAGCTGGAGGGTGGAAATAAAGGAAAACTGAAAgatgagttttttttatatataataaaggcCAAAAACAAGGTAACTAGAGCACATGATTGGAAAAATCTACCCAATGTCCTCTCAAGGCAAGGGCATTGGCACAAGAGTTTGCTTCACGATAAagtaaaggaaaaataaaggAGAGAGATAAggaagtgatttttttttaaatagtaaatgtTAGTTGTTATTTTGTTATTAGAGAAGTGGAACTCGTGATTTTATTATCACTCCAACTCCAATGTTGCTCCCCCAAGCACTCATAAGGTAGTGATTAAAGTGTATATTTATTAACAAGAACATCTATCTGATCACATTTTTTGTACAGTTTGAGACACTGTAGTGAAAATTGGACTCTAGTGTTCACAGTTAATTGTCATATGGTTTTTCTCTAACTAGTGATCGAAGATGTTAAGAAGAGAAATTTTGGTTCTAATTACTTCTAGGCAAGGTTTTAAATAGTGGTCGTAGTAACCATTATGATTGTGTCGTGATCATTGATATTGTAGAGAATTGTGATCAAATGCAGTCGATCGATGGAGCCTCAACCGTGGTCGCATTACAGTTTTGGCAACAGGAAGAAACGTTATGTAACGGCCTAAACACTGTCGCAGATCTTTATTTAAAACCTTAGCGATAGATACTCCTCTTAAAAAATGagaaaactataaaattatgaAAGAACAATAAAACTGAAAATGTAATAAGATTGCAAAATGGTCaagacttttaaataaaaaatttacaattatgCATTCCTGTCATTTCATGAACTTTTTACCATAAAAATAACAGGTACATAACACATTATCTACAATTGTATTAAACAAACAAGATGCTACATGTTGCAAAATTCTGAAGCATCTTCTGGTTCATTCAACAACTAGTGATTAAGGATGTTGAGAAGGGCAACTCTGATTTTAATCAAACGCCTAAACAATGATTCAAGTCCTTCTTCAAGGTCTTGTATGCATGATCCTAAATTCACCAATTTATTTTGCAAATTATCAATGTCATTTGATTTGCTTGCCAAGTTAAATGCAAAGAACTGCAAAGCACTGTCCACTTTTGCAAACTCATTCTCATCTTCACTTTGTGAATTAGATACCCTTTTGTTATGCATAAGCTTTGAAACCAAAGACCAACTACTTCTTTTTGATTGTGTTCCACACATAAAATTCAACAATGACTCAAATATAGTGAAAGTTATCATTTCAACTTCTTTCAACAAACTAACTATTGCCACAGTTTGATAGTCTTTGTTTGTGATAGAAAGACTGCATTTATTTGCACTACCTTTCAAATTTTCCAATGCTTTGAAAATGGCCTTTCTCACAACTTTCCTTGAAGTCAAAAATTTCTTAACCTCTACTACAACCTCACTTTCACCTCCTCTCCTTCGTCTTATAATCGATTGTAGCTCGCGCGCCCACTCTTTTGTGTGAAGTAGCGCGTCTTTCGTTGCTGTGCATGTATCTAGAAGCCTTAAGGAACCTTCCAAGAGCTCATCAACCCATTTCTCTTGGCTTTCCTTTACAAGTGCTTCTTGTGTTAGAGgcaattgaatcaatttttcAATGCAAATATGCAAATCTTGAAGGGTGTTTAGTTTTTGGCTAAGGACTATAGAGGAGGAAGTGGAATAAGAATTTTCACCTCCTAATCTAGCTAAGTGTTCATTGCATTGTAGAATAATAGGGTGTGGCTTTGAAGGTAAACTATTAGAACGAGCATGGTTATGAAATTTGGTGTTCAATGCAGAGatttccatttttttcttctttacaaGAGAAGAAAAGTGTGTTAACTTTTAAGGTTGAATATGTGAAATTGAGTTGCCAATTTGCTATCTTTCTTAGGCTATTGATCAATATATAATGGATAGGAGACATTAATTAGGAAtcttatcttaaaataaataattaaatgttaacTTATCTAGATTGATCTTGACATTAACACAGATTTGTTAGTACAATGTCTCCACCACCATATCCTTACAACTCATACTCTTGTCTTTTTATTACATGTTTATTTTCTAATGATTTCATAATCATGTTTGGCCTCTTTTTTTATGGTTCATTGTATCTCTATTATATATCACACGAGGGACATTGACATTTTCTATGGTGGTTGCTAGTGACATAAATATATCTTGTCTTTTGTGAAGAATTATTTTATCAACACATGTAGATAGATGATGCAGGTACTAGCTAGTTGAACAAAAAAGGTCCAGCTTATTGAGGCATGCATCACTTGGAAATTAGTAAGAGTACACTAGCCAATGATTatgctttaaatatttttctagcTCTTTCTAGTTTGTACTAAGTActacaattaaatataaagatgCTATTTACTCCCTTCTTCTTTGTTTTGGTTTAAATCATATGGGTTTTACCATCTTAAAAATGATAGGTGGACTACAATAGAATAATActtaaaaatcatttgaaatttaaatgataatcgGCGACGCTCTNNNNNNNNNNCTCTTTAAAAGTAGAAGTTCAAGATCCTTCTCATCCTTACGCCTAAGACAATCACCTAGTTGGTGACGGTACAGctaaaacaacaaaaaactaatataaattgaGTTTTGAAACACGCACATTCGTGTTTTCTTGTTTGTCGAACTGATATTGATCAAGTCACCGTCTCAATCGCGAAGACAAGGAAGACTTTCAGTTTCTACTTTTAGGAAGACAATGTTTGTTGTAGTCAGAGTAATGAACAAATTTTAAGTATCGGTCATCGTGGCCCACTAAGATTAACCGTAGAATTGTtcatgtcaaaaaaaaaaatctaacagACAAAATTTATGGATCAGGTACAGTGAAAGTGATGGATTTTAGTCTCTGATTGAGGGGAGTTATGAGGAAGGTACTGAAACATTATTGCTAAATAATTTTCTCTAGCATAAGTTTAAGTTCAGACGGTGATAGTGTACTACCAGATTTTGATGTGCTGTCAGAGAGATATCATGAGTAAAGTACTTAGTGATTTTATTTGTCCTCATAATAACAACAAGACAAGCATCACATTGTTTTTTGCATATAAATGAAATTGAGCCCATGACTTATAATTGAAggcaataataatatattttgatcatTGCTCAACAACCAACCTAATAATCAGCTTCAATATTGATCCAAAATAATTAAGTGGGGTCAATTCAATAACTAAAATCTATAGGTGGCTAGAAATAATATGCATGCTTAAGAAAACAGAGATTAGAATCAGACCAAAACATTTTATATactgataaaacaaaacaactaaGATTATTAACCAAATTAAACATTTGTTTTGGACATTAATTCCTTAAACATCTTTAAAGGCTAACTTTTTCGTCCTCTTATTTGAAAGAGAGGAGGGTGGGAAAAAGAAGGATCCATATAGAAACTTAAAAGCCAAAAACTCTACTTTGAAGTTGATAGCAAAAAgcaaaaactctaattgaatcAGAGTGATAGCTTCAGCTTCTTTGAAGTTTTTGATTATTGACAAGGATTATGTCTTTGTTGGAAGAAGTTAAAATGAACCCCATCTAAAATCCCTTAAAAATTTCTAAGGCCTTCTCAATTGTCTTCATTGCCTTCTTCCTTGATGACAAGTATTCACCACCATTAACTTTGAATGCCATTTCACACCCCCTCTCTTCCTTCGAACTGTTAATTGAAATCCATTTACACTTTCTTTTGATTGCTTCAGGACATCTTATGCAAAACTAGAGATATCGAAGAGCCTTAGTGATCCTTCTAGTCATCCATCCAACATGTTTTGCACGATTCACGTGCCTTGCGTGGCAAGGCTTGTTGTATGTTGAGATATGAAAGGGTGAAGTATAGAAGACTCACTATTCAAACGACAAATCAGGGCTGTATTGATGTTTGTAGTCATCATCACAACTCCCAGCCAAATTCCTTCCTTAGACGCGTAAACTGAGGCTAGATCTTCACTGATATTCAAAGTATGAAATGGTTACAGTTGCCATTGATTGCTTAACAAATATTGTTTTTCCCCTTCATACATGAATTTCTAAAAGTTACAGCTATGCCATATTGTTCATAGCTATTTCACTGCTTTTCGGGTTGGTTGCACACACTGTTtagatttgtttattttcaagATTTTCATCTTAACATGTTTCTACTGGTAGATTGATATCCTTAATCCCTTAGGATTTGTACACATAACATAAGGACTGtga
It includes:
- the LOC101500998 gene encoding uncharacterized protein; the protein is MESNTKNSMHIRCNSLPSAPHPLVPQFHENLQRLKDSEATSTSSISHKLSGLMDLHDCADKLLQLSTTQQTLTLECGEKSVDDLLEGSLRLLDICSTAQDCLLRSKENMHVVQSVIRRKSVAGVEFTVEGEKYLTSRKIIKKEIQKVVKNLKGIKNELIACSSSKDNENSSIFVMLKEAEAVTVRSLESMLLFVSDSKGQSKKSIWSTMSKMMQPTRVTCDFSQESDSNEFVKVDATLQSLISHKVLSVENIHSHMENLEICIEDLEGGVEQLSRQLIRTRVSLLNIFSQ
- the LOC101512879 gene encoding uncharacterized protein, with translation MEISALNTKFHNHARSNSLPSKPHPIILQCNEHLARLGGENSYSTSSSIVLSQKLNTLQDLHICIEKLIQLPLTQEALVKESQEKWVDELLEGSLRLLDTCTATKDALLHTKEWARELQSIIRRRRGGESEVVVEVKKFLTSRKVVRKAIFKALENLKGSANKCSLSITNKDYQTVAIVSLLKEVEMITFTIFESLLNFMCGTQSKRSSWSLVSKLMHNKRVSNSQSEDENEFAKVDSALQFFAFNLASKSNDIDNLQNKLVNLGSCIQDLEEGLESLFRRLIKIRVALLNILNH